In the Agelaius phoeniceus isolate bAgePho1 chromosome 11, bAgePho1.hap1, whole genome shotgun sequence genome, one interval contains:
- the NT5DC2 gene encoding 5'-nucleotidase domain-containing protein 2: MAALGSAALRRGGGAAPRLLAVAVSCQSCRHKATGDGGHGQPREQHPAAPARVGGQPVPAEGADTKTYLWARYHEMKKLVYDLLPPGVCNLLNPAAIYANNEISLGDVEIYGFDYDYTLAQYSNLLHSMIFNTARDILIEQFKYPEGLGKYDYIPGFAIRGLHYDVQKSLLMKIDAFHYVQLGTAYRGLKPVPDEEVIELYGGTQHIPLYQMSDFYGKGPSLKQFMDIFSLPEMTLLSSVIDYFITHGIEFDQVHLYKDISDAIRDVHVKGVMYKWIEKDMEQYILHGDEIYAVLNRLVNHKKKLFLITNSPFSFVDKGMKHMVGKNWRDLFDMVIVQADKPNFFTDRRKPFRKLDDKGSLQWDKINQLEKGKIYKEGNLFDFLRLTGWRGSKVLYFGDHLYSDLADLMLRHGWRTGAIVPELETEIRIINTEQYMHSLTWQQALTGLLERMQMYQDAESKQVLLEWMKERQEIRSLTKNLFNPQFGSIFRTFHNPTYFSRRLVRFSDIYMASISCLLNYDVNFTFYPRRTPLQHEAPLWMDQLCTGCMKTPFLEEMVHIR, translated from the exons ATGGCGGCGCTGGGTTCGGCGGCGCTGCGgaggggcggcggcgcggccccCCGGCTCCTCGCCGTGGCTGtatcctgccagagctgccggCACAAAGCCACCGGGGACGGAGGGCACGGGCAGCCCCGGGAACAGCACCCGGCGGCTCCCGCCAGAGTCGGCGGCCAGCCCGTCCCGGCCGAGGGCGCCGACACCAAGACCTACCTGTGGGCCAGGTACCACGAGATGAAGAAGCTGGTCTATG ATCTCCTTCCACCAGGAGTCTGCAATCTCCTCAACCCTGCTGCCATCTATGCTAACAATGAGATCAGCCTGGGAGATGTGGAGATCTATGGCTTTGACTATGATTACACATTAGCACAGTATTCTAATTTACTGCACTCCATGATTTTCAACACTGCCAGAGACATCCTAATAGAACAATTCAAG TATCCAGAAGGGCTTGGGAAGTATGACTACATTCCAGGGTTTGCCATACGTGGACTTCACTATGATGTACAAAAG AGTCTCCTCATGAAGATTGATGCTTTCCATTATGTCCAGCTGGGGACTGCATATAG AGGGCTCAAACCGGTGCCTGATGAAGAGGTGATCGAACTCTACGGTGGTACACAGCACATCCCCCTGTACCAGATGAGTGACTTCTATGGCAAG gGTCCATCACTTAAGCAGTTTATGgacattttttctcttcctgaaaTGACACTGCTCTCTTCAGTCATTGATTACTTCATCACTCATGGCATTGAGTTTGACCAGGTGCATCTCTACAAAGACATATCT GATGCAATTAGAGATGTTCATGTGAAAGGAGTGATGTACAAATGGATTGAAAAAGATATGG AGCAGTACATCCTGCACGGGGATGAAATCTATGCCGTGCTAAACCGCCTGGTGAACCACAAGAAGAAGCTGTTCCTCATCACAAACAGTCCCTTTAGCTTTGT GGACAAAGGAATGAAGCACATGGTTGGCAAGAACTGGCGGGACTTATTCGACATGGTCATCGTGCAGGCGGACAAGCCCAACTTCTTCACAGACCGGCGCAA accTTTTAGAAAACTGGATGATAAAGGTTCACTGCAGTGGGACAAAATAAAccagctggagaagggaaagatcTACAAAGAG GGCAACCTCTTTGATTTCCTGAGGCTGACGGGCTGGCGTGGATCCAAAGTGCTCTACTTTGGGGACCATCTGTACAGTGACCTTGCG GACCTCATGCTGCGTCATGGCTGGAGGACTGGAGCCATCGTTCCTGAACTGGAGACCGAGATCCGGATCATAAACACGGAGCAGTACATGCACTCCCTGacctggcagcaggctctgacagggctgctggagagaaTGCAG ATGTATCAGGATGCAGAGTCTAAGCAAGTATTGCTGGAGTGGATGAAGGAACGGCAGGAGATCAG GTCTCTGACGAAGAACCTGTTCAACCCCCAGTTTGGAAGCATCTTCCGCACCTTCCACAACCCCACGTACTTCTCCCGCCGGCTGGTGCGCTTCTCTGATATCTACATGGCTTCCATCAGCTGCCTGCTCAACTATGACGTGAATTTCACCTTCTACCCCCGGCGCACCCCTCTGCAGCACGAGGCGCCGCTCTGGATGGACCAGCTCTGCACGGGCTGCATGAAAACCCCCTTCCTGGAGGAGATGGTGCACATCCGGTGA
- the UQCC5 gene encoding ubiquinol-cytochrome c reductase complex assembly factor 5 has protein sequence MAPPHTAEAAPQTAGAAPRRHRRAGNHRGSGPRSAHRGRAGLRGRGPTAPSRQAPPPPRPAQSGEALRGRGHVELGASFRPAARAGPSRGSREGRRRRCRPAMLVSERLKRLLRLVPGERRFGFYRFLPFFFVLGGAMEWFMINVRIGKETFYDVYRRKQSERRYEARMEKGEFSES, from the exons ATGGCCCCGCCGCACACCGCCGAAGCTGCTCCGCAAACAGCCGGAGCTGCTCCGCGGCGGCACCGGCGGGCGGGCAATCACCGGGGCTCGGGGCCCCGCTCCGCCCAcaggggccgggccgggctccggGGGCGGGGCCCCACGGCTCCCTCAcgccaggccccgcccccgccccgccccgcccaaTCAGGCGAGGCCCTGCGAGGGAGAGGTCACGTGGAGCTCGGCGCGTCCTTCCGTCCGGCCGCGCGCGCGGGGCCCTCGCGCGGGAG CCGCGAAGGGCGAAGGCGccggtgccgcccggccatgctgGTCAGTGAGAGGCTGAAGCGCCTTTTGAGGCTGGTGCCCGGGGAGCGGCGCTTTGGCTTTTACAGGTTCCTGCCCTTCTTCTTTGTGCTCGGCGGAGCCATGGAGTGGTTCATGATCAACGTCCGCATCGGCAAAGAGACCTTCT ATGATGTTTACCGTAGGAAACAATCTGAAAGACGGTACGAGGCAAGGATGGAGAAAGGGGAATTTTCAGAAAGCTGA